The Amphiprion ocellaris isolate individual 3 ecotype Okinawa chromosome 24, ASM2253959v1, whole genome shotgun sequence DNA window CATTCTGGAAGGTTAGCATTTTAATCAACCTTATTCTCTTGCTGATGTCGAAGGTAAGCAAGACCCACTTGTCCAGATCCACATTCAGAACCTGGTGATTTACTGGCAATGAGGCCAGATATTGCTTTATCTATATCCTGGCTAGAAATCTCCCAGCTAGGTTTTTCATTCTACTAGTCCATCAGAGGCATTTATTGCAGTAATGAGCTGTTTAGTAGCAGTCAGTGTTTGGTCTGGACTCTGAACAGGTTcagtataaaagtataaaacccTGATATGAGGCTCTGATCCTGGACTCCAGTCTGACTCTGATCCTGGACTTGTTCTGTGTGAAGGATCAGAGTTCATGTTTATTTGGAACCTCTGTTGGTCAAAGTGTAATAATGTGGGATCATCTTTGTGTTGTGGTCCAGTGACTGCAGAGTGACTTCCATgagtaatatttaacagacagcagtgagcgccccctgctggttccCCTCAGTGTTGCTGTCAGTGATCCTGTAGGATTAACTGCAGTCCTGCTGCTACACAACAACCTCCACCACAACAGTTCGTGTTTTTTTGCAAGCTACGTTGCTCGCCTGACTTCGTCAATCTGAGGAAACTCTGTGAGCGTTTCTCCACAGCCTCCCGCCATGTCTCACAACTACCCATACAGACGGTCTGACACCAACCTCCGTCCTGATCCTGGACCTTACAGCTCTGCAGACCGCCGACACCCACAACTGTTCATTAACTGCTGACGTATTCTTTGACTTTATCAGGGAGACACGATGACGTCAGAGGTGCTCTTGAACATCCTGGATGATCTGGATGATGAGGAGCTGTCTAAACTCCAGTGGTTCCTGCAGAAACCCAACAATGTTCAAGGCCTCCCAGCCATCACAAAGAGCCGACTGCAGACACGAGACAGGTGTAAAACTGTGGATGTGATGGTGGAGACTTATGGACTTCAGAGAGCTGTGCAGGTGACCAGGGTGGTTTTAGAGAAGATCTCCAGGAATGATCTGCTGCAGAGGTTGCCTGCCAGCAGCTCAGGACCGGAAGGTGAgtcacaagacaacaaaaacatgatatCATTACAGTCAGAAAATTGCATGATGGTGCTGCTACAGTTTGATAGAGTTCAGGTTCTGTCAGATTTTCCTGAGTCCACATGTAAGGTCAGTTCCTCTGTAAAGTCTACTGATCAACCCTACTGACTgaatgctgccccctgctgtttAAACCTTGTTAGAACACCAAAATTAGTTCTGTATGAGCTGACCttctgtggaagcaaagcatGTCCCACCTGTCCTCACCAAATTATGAGCCGATCAGACAGTTTCTGAAGATTCTTCATTCATACTGTTTAGCTGGGAGTGGTCCTGCAGTTTACAACCAGAGGGAAGCTGACCAATCAGCTCTCAGTAAGGGAAGAGCAATGTTGTTGAAGCAGCTGCATTTCAAATCACAAAccttttaatttaaatacatgCTAAAGTTGACTGTTCATAGAATGTGGGTCAGAACGGCCAGAAAAACATGTTAGTTTGCATTCTACAAAATCAGTTTGAATGTGGTCGGACATCTGGGTATTTCTGACATACTACATTTAACATAATATGTACTGGGACGTACTACATCTTTTTCTGTGCATACCATCTGGCATGTTAGTATGTAGTACTATGTAACGTTACGTTATACTTTTAAACCATCAACAACCTCCCAGTGACCTACCACACTGGAAATGTCAAGTCTTCAGAGGGTTTGGATGGAGCAATAAGGCAGCCATGTTGGCTGACTATTTTAAGGGGAcaccgttgctgcatcctgggcttagctccACCCTGGATGACTGTGGCTGCTTTAAAAAGACAGCCCTTCTTCcctctatagcagaatgataatgaggtgaaGCCAGAACACTCTGTTCTTCAGAATAATCTGGATATGCCAGACTAATGTCAGAGGAACATCAGGTTTTACTTAGAAGGAGCAGTTTGGTGTCAGAAAACCAGAGTTAATCAACACCATAAACTCATCAATAAATGTCAACATAAAGTCCCTTCTAAGTCTGTTGtagctgaaataaatgaaagcagtaAGCAGTAGAGAATATAACAtgtgatctctgtctgtctgtcagttcaTGTCAGTGATGTTGGGGAGACTTCAGAGAACAGAGAACCTTCCTCCTCTCAGActcagcctcctcttcctcagactGAAGGTAAAGCTGATGGATTCTTTGGTCTGTAAAGAAAGATGGCAGCAGTTCCTCATGCCTGAAATGGAAGCTGAGTTTCAGCAGGTTGTTTTGTACAACACAGAACAGTGGTTGTCTATGGAGTTGCATGAGGCAGCAGGTTGTAGTGTAGCTGTAACATAACGgtcagttttgtgtctggtgatcCTCAAACCCAATTTTCTAAACTGGTGTCCATTTTAAGCTaatttctgagccttttgatggtgaagaaaactgtactcactgacaccttgactgtcttcagtttctctgtaggaaagacctacattttaagtgttatgatggtctgtttctcttctattaattgccttttcctcttcatttttgtagcaacacactactttctgcagtacaatactgttcaaataatgctctggagggttccacagtgtgttccaacaGTACTTTATACAGATAGAGGGTGGTGGAagtaatctagaaaagttgggacacctgtaggatttggtagcaccaactttcaaggcttgatcaacctccattgctgcagaacagctttaagttgctAACCCATTTCTgatccctgaaaaaggcctttttgtgtaatactgaaatgtacattatttttcagttttgggtcaccttaccttttttttaatcccttggcagttcaccacttaccttagtaccatttcaagctactCATTGGAcatgaactacttgaatttcaagaaaaaaaatgaaaaaatttggGCGTTCTTAAACTTTTAACTGGTAGTGTACTTTGATAAGGGCCCCAGTGAGCCCAGAGCAGGGCTGCTGGGCTCACTTGCTCAAGTGCTTCCCTGCCCAGCAGTGCCCACTCATGTTGACAGACGTCGGGTCATGTGACCTGCACGTAGCCGCAAACTGCATGCTGGGAATTGTGGTTCAACCAAGAGTCGTTTAAGACTTAATAGTTCAacgttttagtttttattttattttattgcagtgTTCTTTTTAAATAGCAAGGATTacgtaaacaaacaaaaaaaaaggactctCTTACTGTCAATTTAACATCATCAATCTTCTATGCAATCTGGATCTAAGATCTGGATCTGACCAATCTCTGTTTTTAGGTTCTATTTTCTAAAGGGTCTTTCCCTAATAGGAACTCTAAGAACAGCTTAATCTGGACTTGAGGAAATGCACCTACCTTCTGACTGCCTCCATAGTTAACCATCTGGGTAGCCCTTTAGCTGAGTTGCcctttcagtcagttttttcagtcactttccTCCAAATGATCAGAGTAAGTTGCTGCATTATGTGTAGAGTTTAGGATGAAACCCCCAGgaataaatttagaaaaatctcaCAGACACAATAGCTCAACTTTTTATTACCATCAGATGTTATATGTGGCTCATCAAAAGTCCTACCTCTTTTTAGTTGCTACCTCTTTTTAGTTGCTGagttgcttgtgtttttccaacaaCAACAGAGGTTTCTGTAGACACACACCTCACACTGTTCCCTTCTTGTTTGACACAGATGAGACTGTTCCGGTACCAGAACCACGTCCCATCAGATATTACCAACAGAAGCTTCAATCAAACTTCCAGGACACGTTTCTATGTGCAACAGAGGGGTGGGAAGAAGATGAGCAGCTTCTGGTTGATatctacacagagctgtacatcacagCTGGCCGGGACGTGCACGTTAACACACAGCATGAGGTCCGACAGATTGACAAGGTGTGGAAGCcatcagacacagagacacagatccAACCCAGAGACATTTTCAAACATCCGTCTGGAAAAGACATACCCATCAGAACAGTGATGACCAATGGAATTGCAGGGATTGGAAAAACATTCCTCGTGCACAAGTTTGTGTTGGACTGGGCTGAAGAAAGAACCAATCAAGATGTGCATCTTATTTTCCCGTTCACTTTCCGTGCCCTGAATTCACTGCAGGGACAAGAGTTTGGTTTGGCAGAGCTCATTCATTTCTGTATCCCAGAAACTAAAGACATCCCAGTGGAGGCTTTAAATTACATCTTTACAGCTCTGCAGTCATCAGGAACCAGCAGCTACAAGAAGAGCAGattcaaactgctgtttgtgtttgatggaCTGGACGAGAGTCGCCTTCATCTGGACTTTGATGTCAACAACATTCGCTCCCTGGATGTAACAAAGTCAACTAAAATAGAAGTCCTGCTGAGGGAACTGATCAGTGGAAAACTGTTGCGCTCAGCTCGCCTCTGGATAACCAcacgacctgcagcagccaatcagatccctcAAAACCTCGTTAACACTACAACAGAGGTCAGAGGTTTCACCGAcccacagaaggaggagtactTCAGGAAGAGATTCAAGGAGCAGACCAGCAGCATCATCTCCCACATGAAGAAGTCACGaagcctccacatcatgtgctacatcccagtgttctgctggatcactgctacagttctggagGAGCTGTGTGAAACCAGAGAGGAAGGAGATCTACCCAGAACCCTGACTGAGATGTACATAGAGTTTCTAAGATTTCAGATTGATCATACAAAAGAAAAGTATGGTCCAGAGAAGTGCATTCAGTACATTAAGTCATTAGCTAAACTGGCTTTTGAACAACTGCAAAAGGGCAACCTGATCTTCTATGAGAAAGATCTGAGAGGAAGTGGCATCGATGTGAGTGAAGCCTCAGTGTACTCAGGAGTGTTCACAGAGATCTTCAAAGCAGAGCGTAGAcggaaacagaaagacaaggTGTTCTGCTTCATCCATCTGAGCGTTCACgagtttctggctgctcttcatgtccatctGACCTTCATCAACTCTGGAATCAACCTGCtggaagaagaacaacaaacaacctCCAACAAACCTGATCCAGCAGGTTTCTACCAGAGAGCTGTGGACGAGGCCTTACAGAGTCCAAACGGACACCTGGACTTGTTCCTGCGCTTCCTCCTGGGTCTGTCACTGCCGACCAATCAGAATCTCCTACGAGGCCTgctgacacagacagaaagTAGCTCACAGACCAATCAGAAAACAGTGGAGTACATCAAGGAGAAGATCCGTGAGAATGTGTCTGTTGAGAGAAGCATCAATCTGTTCCactgtctgaatgaactgaacgATGTTTCTCTAGTGGAGGAGATCCAACGGTCCCTGAGATCAGGACGTCTGTTCAGACATGAACTGTCTCCTGCTCAGTGGTCAGCTCTGGTCGTCATCTTACTCTCATCAGGAGAAGATCTGGACGTGTTTGACCTGAAGAAATACTCTGCTTCAGAGGAGGCTCTTCTGAGGCTGCTGCCAGTGGTCAAAGCCTCCAAGAAAGTTGTGTAAGTAGTTGGAGACTGAAGATCCTTTTTCGTTTTGCCGCTGTTTCATCAGTataatctgctttttgtctcttcagactgagtggctgtaatctgtcagagagaagctgtggagctctgtcctcagtcctcagctcccagtcctccagtgtgacagagctggacctgactaacaacaacctgcaggattcaggagtggagagtctttctgctggactggagagtccacactgtaaacttgaagctctcaggtcaggactcATCAACCTGTTCAACTGTTgaccatttaaaatgtgtttttattcatgatgAGCAGAACAGCTGAGGTGGGAGGTTTTCTGTATGACTCAGATCAGTTGTGTTACTGACCTTTAGCTCTAGTTTCTCTTAATGAGGCCTCTTCCACTACAGGAACTGAACAACCTGGAACCTGCatcacagaaccagaacctgtaaGAACCTGTGAAGTCTTGGTTCCAGGTTCTGTTTTAGTTCCCACTGTTTTACTAAATAGAATGTTTCAGATAGATGttgataaaaaggaaacaccagaacaaacatttcatgttcacacttgaacttgttttatggctcttctccaagttgttttctcctgactagatccttgcttgtgttgtttctactctcagatgttcgtctctttggataaaagcgtctgataaaagaaactgtagaatgttcagtttttttcaatgactgAACTCAGTGCAGTTCAGCTGGTGGACAGTTGGACTGCTGTTTACATTCTTATTTGAGGTTCAGGTACAATTCCTTCTCACCATTGGAGCCCAAACGGCCACTTAAGCAGTGCTGCCTTCTGTCTCCACTGAGATCAAAGGGATCCTCAGTTCAGATCCTCTTGGGTTCACCTCCTCAGATGTTATGGATCCTGATCCCATCACTCCCAACTCTGTCTTCATTGGGTGGCAGGACATGTCCCTACCTCAGATGGTTTATGAGGAACTGAGATTTTGGGTTGAAGAACATGACAACATACTCCAGATACTGGCTGAAGATTTTTGGAAAGACTTCCTGGAACAGCAGCTTCCAGGACTCCAGGtttgtcagaaatgatggaGTGAAGCAGCAGCCCTGCAGGTGAGGACAGTCATCATGACTGTTGATAAGCAGTGTCCTCATGTCCTCTGGTCTGTGGGTAAGGTCAGTCCagtcttcctgctgctgatggCTGAGTCCCATCAACTGAAGTGTTGGTGAAGGATAGAACATCCATCCCACCTGTGGTGAGGTTCATGGTCTCTCTGCTCTCCCTGAAGAGGAGCAACACCCTCATAGGGACCCTATGACCCTTTTCAGATGTGAGGCTGTTAAAAAGTTGTTGGTTCCTTTCAGACTGTAGGGACTGAGAGCCAATCACTGGGCAGCAGAGTGTCTCCTGAGACTGAGAGAGAATGAAGAGTCCAGCTCACTGATGCTATGAGGAGTCCAGACTTTATCAAGAGTGTAGataaacagtttaaacacaTTAGTTTGGAGATCCTTAGTTTGGTTCCAATGGGATTCATGTGTCAGTGAAAACCAAAGCATGAGTCTCAACAGCACAAGTAGAAGTGAAGGAACCTGAAGAACAAGGACTGGAGATCAGAAGATGTTTGTTCTGTAACAACATCAGAGATGTAACCGAGTCTGACAGTGAATTAATCGCTGCCATCAGCATCAAGTTGACTATTTTTCAGAttgtaaagaaggaaaaagtccAAACTGTGACTTGTCCAAGTGTGTGTCCTGATTTGAATCCAACAGACCaactttggggtattttaaagacgAAGATAGAGCAACACAAACCCTCCAACAAAGAGCAGATGAAGACATAGTATCTGAAGATGGTTGAACATCTCTGCAGAATGTGGTTTCTTCATGCTGAGGAGAATTAAATGTGTCATCAAATATAAAGGTGGACATAGAAAGTAGTGAAAGAATCCAGCTTTATAATGACAGTAATGAAAGATGTACTGACCTTTATTGGATTCATTTCTTGCTGTTTGGCCTGTATTCTTCATTTAGTAAATTTAaactgtcagtttgttttttaatcagatcAAATACTTCAGTGCTCACCTtcaaagtaatctgattactgtaatgTGCTACACTTtggattattttctcatttaaataatattgcagAGGACTGTCCTCATCGCTGCTGTATTCTGGACATAGTGGGATGTATTTGTTGTTAAATTGACTGCTTTCTTTTCAACAGGACAGAAAATACTGTACTTAACACGttacttcttttcttctcttcatctcTTCAGACTTAATAActgtaatctgtcagagagaagctgtggagctctgtcctcagtcctcagctcccagtcctccagtgtgacagagctggacctgactaacaacaacctgcaggattcaggagtggagagtctttctgctggactggagagtccacactgtaaactggaagctctcaggtcaggactcACACTTTGAAACTGAAGTGATTTCTGTCAGTGGATAAACAGCTAACCTGAGTAGAATCATTTCTGCTGATGGGATTCATCAAATGAGCTTTTACTGAACTTCTGCAGGACTTTGTCAGTGTAATGTAAAGAGTGACTGTAGTTAATGTTGTGTAATGCACAGTGAGTTATAGGGCTGAAGTGTTGTGGGTTCTGGGATGAGCATGCGCACTAAGACGGTTAATCCGGAAGTGTATCAAGAGAGTCGCACATGTCCGTATGCACGTTCTTCATTAAAGCTGGTGAGCCGATATTACTCCTGACTGGTCCTTGAACCATACAGTCAGGGTTTATTTTCTACATGATTAAATCCCACTAATCATTGTTGAGATTGTGGATTTGCTTGAGATGcatgaaatgtgcagcaaaatgtatctgaaagacaaagaagaaaagaaagagtgagaaacatccatccaagtGTTGTCcgtcaggtttgtgttgttttgtgtgtgcaggctgtCAGGCTGTCTGGTCACAGAGGAAGGCTGTGCTTCTCTGGCCTCAGCTCTGAGCTtcaagacctcaaatctgagagAGCTGGACCTGAGCTACAACTATCCAGGAGACTCAGGAGAGAAGATGCTGAGAGCTAAAGTGGAGGATCCAGACTGTAGACTGgaaactctcaggtacagacagacagacactctcaggtacagacagacagacactctcaggtacagacagacagacactctcaggaaaTTATTAGCATAGCTCACAACAAAGAGTGGAAGTAGAAAAATACTGTTAGGTCAGCTACGCACCATGACTTAAGGgaagggtaaactgttagcctagcttagctcaacgACTGggagcagggtaaactgttagcctagcttatcTCAAGGACTGGAAGCAgagtaaactgttagcctagcttaactc harbors:
- the LOC111580283 gene encoding NACHT, LRR and PYD domains-containing protein 12-like — protein: MTSEVLLNILDDLDDEELSKLQWFLQKPNNVQGLPAITKSRLQTRDRCKTVDVMVETYGLQRAVQVTRVVLEKISRNDLLQRLPASSSGPEDETVPVPEPRPIRYYQQKLQSNFQDTFLCATEGWEEDEQLLVDIYTELYITAGRDVHVNTQHEVRQIDKVWKPSDTETQIQPRDIFKHPSGKDIPIRTVMTNGIAGIGKTFLVHKFVLDWAEERTNQDVHLIFPFTFRALNSLQGQEFGLAELIHFCIPETKDIPVEALNYIFTALQSSGTSSYKKSRFKLLFVFDGLDESRLHLDFDVNNIRSLDVTKSTKIEVLLRELISGKLLRSARLWITTRPAAANQIPQNLVNTTTEVRGFTDPQKEEYFRKRFKEQTSSIISHMKKSRSLHIMCYIPVFCWITATVLEELCETREEGDLPRTLTEMYIEFLRFQIDHTKEKYGPEKCIQYIKSLAKLAFEQLQKGNLIFYEKDLRGSGIDVSEASVYSGVFTEIFKAERRRKQKDKVFCFIHLSVHEFLAALHVHLTFINSGINLLEEEQQTTSNKPDPAGFYQRAVDEALQSPNGHLDLFLRFLLGLSLPTNQNLLRGLLTQTESSSQTNQKTVEYIKEKIRENVSVERSINLFHCLNELNDVSLVEEIQRSLRSGRLFRHELSPAQWSALVVILLSSGEDLDVFDLKKYSASEEALLRLLPVVKASKKVVLSGCNLSERSCGALSSVLSSQSSSVTELDLTNNNLQDSGVESLSAGLESPHCKLEALRLNNCNLSERSCGALSSVLSSQSSSVTELDLTNNNLQDSGVESLSAGLESPHCKLEALRLSGCLVTEEGCASLASALSFKTSNLRELDLSYNYPGDSGEKMLRAKVEDPDCRLETLRVTPAGVRWLTPGLRKYSCQLTVDTNTVHRKFQLSDNNRKVTHVGMILSYPDHPDRFDYWHQLLCRTGLTGRCSWEVEWRGRVEISVSYRGIRRKGDSDDCRFGRNDQSWSLICSDDRGYTVWHNKSQTPIWSSSVSHRVSVYVDVPAGTLSFYRASSDSLIHLHTFNTTFTQPLYPGFGFSPGSSVFLC